One segment of Terriglobia bacterium DNA contains the following:
- a CDS encoding TIGR04295 family B12-binding domain-containing radical SAM protein, with protein MKFALLNPNWDFKGSTYFGCQDAHTPLELLFAADQLRIAGHESLVIDAQTDTLSINEARRRLDAFAPDFLVIPTAPSYLFWRCPPPELRVPMEWFAGLRSNAIKVAIGPHPSATPAATIRKTGCDVTLRGEPDQILAELASKPWHEIIGCCFREEDGQLHISPGSAVTDMATLGPLDFKNYNVGAHWHRHHVFTNDHGLGAELEFARGCPWACTFCNKTLFRNKFRERSVDAVLQEVDTLIARGVQYIYFIDEIFGVGKNVNRLLEGIAERPMKIGFQTRIDLWNEDTLDLLGRAHCISMECGVESITPEGREDLNKNCRIGTDRIAELLVYARGRIPWVQANLILTERDDRAEIHRWQEQLKQKGVWVSEPVPMFPYPGSPLYNQTFSATPDDMAWERAHRHYTSMFADKGYSDIQEQTPLAIEELETCTS; from the coding sequence ATGAAGTTTGCCCTGCTCAATCCCAACTGGGACTTCAAGGGCTCAACCTATTTCGGCTGTCAGGACGCGCATACTCCGCTTGAGCTCTTGTTTGCCGCCGATCAATTGCGTATTGCTGGTCATGAATCTCTGGTAATCGATGCGCAGACGGACACTCTCAGCATCAACGAAGCGCGTCGTCGGCTCGATGCATTCGCGCCCGACTTTCTAGTGATCCCGACTGCGCCTTCATATCTCTTCTGGCGCTGTCCACCGCCGGAGCTGCGCGTGCCTATGGAATGGTTTGCCGGCTTGCGTAGCAATGCGATCAAAGTCGCTATTGGCCCGCATCCTTCGGCGACGCCCGCAGCGACTATCCGCAAGACTGGCTGTGACGTGACGCTACGTGGAGAACCCGACCAGATTCTGGCGGAACTCGCGAGCAAGCCGTGGCATGAGATTATCGGCTGCTGCTTCAGAGAAGAAGATGGGCAATTGCACATCAGCCCTGGTTCGGCCGTTACAGATATGGCCACCTTGGGACCGCTTGATTTCAAAAATTACAACGTTGGAGCGCACTGGCATCGTCACCATGTCTTCACCAATGATCACGGTCTTGGAGCAGAACTGGAGTTTGCCCGTGGATGTCCCTGGGCATGCACCTTCTGCAACAAGACGCTTTTTCGCAATAAATTCCGCGAGCGCAGCGTGGATGCCGTTCTCCAGGAAGTGGATACGCTGATCGCGCGCGGCGTCCAATACATTTATTTCATCGATGAAATCTTCGGCGTCGGCAAGAATGTTAATCGTTTGCTGGAAGGCATTGCTGAGCGTCCGATGAAGATTGGTTTTCAGACGCGCATTGATCTCTGGAATGAAGACACGCTGGACCTTCTGGGCCGCGCCCATTGCATTTCCATGGAATGCGGAGTGGAGTCCATCACGCCTGAAGGCCGTGAAGACCTGAATAAAAATTGCCGCATAGGCACGGACCGCATCGCGGAATTGCTGGTCTATGCTCGCGGCCGCATTCCGTGGGTGCAGGCGAATTTGATTCTCACGGAGCGGGACGATCGCGCGGAGATTCACCGCTGGCAGGAACAATTGAAGCAAAAAGGCGTCTGGGTGAGCGAGCCGGTGCCTATGTTCCCATATCCAGGGAGCCCACTTTATAACCAGACTTTTTCCGCCACGCCGGACGACATGGCCTGGGAGCGCGCCCATCGCCACTACACGTCGATGTTTGCGGACAAGGGCTATAGCGACATTCAAGAGCAAACGCCGCTGGCGATCGAGGAATTGGAAACATGCACATCTTAG
- a CDS encoding glycosyltransferase family 4 protein, with protein sequence MHILVTADTLGGVWTYTRELVTGLVRRGDRVTLVSFGDIPTAAQTRWMDGLANLDYRPTAFKLEWMLDSEADMEASSQYLLATIDESRPDLLHFSQFYYGALPCDVPRVVVAHSDVVSWWMSVHRQLPPETEWLHWYRQIVTRGLHEATTVVAPSRWILEQIELYYGKLRSSAVIHNGRSPALFNPYIGKQETTVTLGRLWDTGKNVSLLLKREMPGSVRIVGCDRHPDLQHHSFVAETIRPNISLDPQQDERQITQTLARAGIYAATSQYEPFGLAPVEAALSRCAIVASDIPSFRELWEGAAIFFRNNDPESLSEALERVQRDPVLRLSYGNMALRHARLHFTADRMVADYKHLYHKLAPAQALSA encoded by the coding sequence ATGCACATCTTAGTCACGGCGGATACGCTGGGCGGTGTTTGGACATACACGCGGGAGTTGGTGACGGGGCTTGTACGCCGCGGCGATCGGGTCACGCTCGTGAGCTTTGGCGACATTCCTACCGCCGCGCAAACGCGTTGGATGGACGGCCTGGCCAATCTTGATTATCGACCCACGGCGTTCAAGCTGGAATGGATGCTCGATTCTGAAGCCGACATGGAAGCATCGTCCCAATATCTTCTGGCGACTATCGATGAAAGCCGTCCCGATCTTCTCCATTTCAGCCAGTTCTATTACGGAGCTTTGCCGTGCGATGTTCCGCGCGTCGTGGTTGCTCACAGTGATGTTGTGAGCTGGTGGATGTCCGTCCACCGGCAGTTGCCGCCGGAAACTGAATGGCTGCACTGGTATCGCCAGATAGTCACTCGCGGCTTGCATGAAGCCACAACTGTGGTCGCGCCTTCGCGCTGGATTCTGGAACAAATTGAGCTTTATTACGGCAAGCTTCGGTCCAGCGCCGTAATTCACAATGGCCGTAGCCCCGCCTTGTTTAATCCCTACATCGGCAAACAGGAAACCACCGTGACGTTGGGACGTTTGTGGGACACCGGCAAGAACGTATCCCTTCTGCTGAAACGTGAAATGCCCGGATCGGTGCGCATCGTTGGATGTGACCGCCATCCTGATTTGCAACATCATTCCTTCGTGGCTGAAACAATCAGACCCAACATTTCCCTGGATCCCCAGCAGGATGAGCGGCAGATCACGCAGACGCTGGCTCGCGCCGGAATTTATGCCGCAACTTCGCAATATGAGCCGTTCGGCCTGGCTCCGGTGGAAGCGGCGCTTTCACGCTGCGCCATCGTTGCCAGCGATATACCCTCGTTCCGCGAACTCTGGGAAGGTGCGGCAATTTTCTTCCGCAACAATGATCCGGAAAGCTTGAGTGAGGCGCTTGAACGTGTCCAACGCGACCCTGTTTTACGCCTGAGCTACGGCAACATGGCGCTGCGCCACGCGCGGCTGCATTTCACGGCTGACCGCATGGTCGCGGACTACAAGCATCTTTATCACAAGCTGGCCCCCGCGCAGGCCCTCAGCGCATGA
- a CDS encoding glycosyltransferase codes for MSQKLNIALFSHSMVSDWNHGNAHFLRGLMRELVRLGHTVRCYEELSSWSLTNLMKQEGERAIEAIDSFRRAYPELDIRFYKSGDDDFSRFLEDELKETHVVLLHEWNDPRVVNQVLALKKKLGFTALFHDSHHRAHTSAGEILKFHLHLVDGVLAFGEAIRRIYVDGFGINRAWTFHEAADVEQFHPLQRRKEIDVVWIGNWGDDERSAELDEFLIQPALALPELRVVAHGVRYPDFALQKLVGANIEYRGYLPNLFSPQVYAESVVTLHIPRREYANGLAGIPTIRVFEALACGIPLVCSPWMDQENLFRPGEDYLVVNDGVEMTEQLRHLRRDGKARYQLAENGLQTIRERHTCAHRAQQLMEICQEISR; via the coding sequence ATGAGCCAGAAGCTCAATATCGCTCTCTTTTCCCACTCCATGGTTTCTGACTGGAACCATGGCAACGCTCACTTTCTGCGCGGACTGATGCGTGAACTGGTGCGCTTGGGCCACACTGTCCGCTGTTATGAAGAGTTGAGCTCCTGGTCGCTCACCAACCTGATGAAGCAGGAGGGCGAGCGCGCTATTGAGGCCATAGATTCTTTCCGCCGCGCTTATCCTGAACTCGATATCCGTTTTTATAAGTCCGGTGACGACGATTTCTCCCGGTTTCTGGAAGATGAGTTGAAAGAGACCCACGTCGTCTTGTTGCACGAATGGAATGATCCTCGAGTGGTAAATCAGGTGCTCGCGTTGAAGAAAAAGCTTGGCTTTACCGCGCTGTTCCATGACAGCCATCACCGCGCTCACACTAGCGCCGGTGAAATTCTAAAGTTTCATTTGCACCTGGTGGATGGCGTGCTCGCGTTTGGCGAAGCCATCCGCCGTATTTATGTCGATGGCTTCGGCATTAACCGCGCATGGACTTTTCATGAAGCCGCTGACGTGGAGCAGTTCCATCCGCTCCAGCGCCGCAAAGAGATTGACGTGGTCTGGATCGGCAACTGGGGCGACGATGAGCGTTCCGCCGAACTGGATGAGTTCCTGATCCAGCCGGCGCTGGCCCTGCCGGAACTGCGCGTGGTGGCTCACGGCGTCCGTTATCCCGACTTTGCGCTGCAAAAGCTGGTCGGGGCCAACATTGAGTATCGCGGCTATTTGCCCAACTTGTTTTCTCCACAGGTTTATGCGGAAAGCGTGGTCACCTTGCATATTCCACGCCGTGAGTATGCAAATGGCCTGGCCGGTATTCCCACCATTCGCGTGTTCGAGGCCCTGGCCTGCGGTATTCCGCTGGTCTGTTCGCCCTGGATGGATCAGGAAAATCTCTTTCGTCCCGGCGAAGATTACCTGGTAGTGAATGACGGCGTTGAGATGACGGAGCAGCTGCGGCACCTTCGCCGCGATGGAAAGGCGCGTTATCAGCTTGCCGAAAATGGATTGCAGACCATTCGTGAGCGCCATACCTGCGCTCATCGCGCGCAACAACTGATGGAAATCTGCCAGGAGATCTCGCGATGA
- a CDS encoding glycosyltransferase → MKLFVFGSSITSSYWNGAATYYRGIYKQLHVLGHQITFAEPDAYRRLQNRDAGDFSYVETIVYKDAEEIPALLKQAAECDLVVKHSGVGVFDELLEEKVLECRSDKTRVAFWDVDAPATLSRVETNPTDAFRALIPEYDFIFTYGGGAPVVDHYRRLGAANCHPIYNALDPETHHPVPPDPALACDLLFVGHRLPDRERRVEEFFFRAAELAPEFHFALGGEGWGGKRLPANVRWIGHVGTGDHNRVNCSAHMVLNINRDSMAGVGFSPPTRVFEAAGAGACLITDRWAGIDQFFAPEKEILVADCAEGIVSCLRNISAARAKEIGQNMHARALRDHTYALRAKEVDAILEPVSVGPVTG, encoded by the coding sequence ATGAAACTTTTCGTTTTTGGCTCCAGCATCACATCTTCTTACTGGAACGGCGCGGCGACTTATTATCGCGGCATTTATAAGCAGCTTCACGTGCTGGGACATCAGATTACATTCGCCGAGCCTGACGCTTATCGCCGCCTGCAAAACCGTGATGCGGGCGATTTCAGCTACGTTGAAACCATAGTTTACAAAGATGCTGAAGAAATTCCCGCCCTGCTGAAGCAGGCCGCCGAATGCGATCTGGTGGTCAAGCACAGCGGGGTGGGCGTATTCGACGAACTGCTGGAAGAAAAAGTGTTGGAGTGCCGGTCCGATAAGACCCGGGTCGCGTTTTGGGACGTGGATGCTCCCGCGACTTTGTCGCGCGTGGAAACAAATCCTACTGACGCATTTCGTGCGCTCATTCCCGAATACGATTTTATTTTTACTTATGGCGGCGGTGCGCCGGTTGTGGATCACTACCGGCGTCTGGGCGCGGCCAATTGCCATCCCATTTACAACGCACTAGATCCGGAAACGCATCATCCTGTCCCGCCGGATCCAGCTTTGGCCTGCGATCTGTTATTTGTAGGCCATCGCTTGCCGGACCGCGAGCGCCGCGTAGAAGAGTTTTTCTTCCGCGCAGCCGAGCTTGCTCCAGAGTTCCATTTCGCATTGGGCGGGGAAGGATGGGGCGGCAAGCGGCTTCCTGCCAATGTCCGCTGGATAGGCCACGTGGGTACGGGCGATCACAACCGCGTGAACTGTTCCGCGCACATGGTGCTGAACATCAACCGCGACTCCATGGCGGGCGTGGGATTTTCTCCGCCCACGCGCGTCTTTGAAGCCGCCGGCGCAGGGGCGTGCCTGATTACAGACCGTTGGGCGGGTATCGACCAGTTCTTTGCCCCGGAAAAAGAGATACTGGTAGCGGACTGCGCGGAAGGAATTGTTTCCTGCTTGCGGAACATCTCCGCAGCCAGAGCAAAAGAGATTGGCCAGAACATGCACGCGCGGGCGTTGCGCGACCATACGTATGCATTGCGAGCGAAAGAAGTGGATGCCATTCTTGAACCGGTGTCAGTGGGCCCTGTAACAGGTTGA
- a CDS encoding glycosyltransferase encodes MKITIFGLSITSSWGNGHATTFRALCQALHRRGHRIVFFEHNVEWYQNNRDLPNPPYCEVKIFESWEEILPSVRTELRDSDIAMVGSYFPDGIAALEEVLASNVPIKAFYDIDTPITVRSLRENGRADYLLKSHLSELDIYFSFTGGPLLQLIQEDLGSPFAVPLYCSVDPDKHCALSVDPRFACDMSYMGTYAPDRQPKIDELLCAPARKLPDQKFIVAGPQYPSHIDWPENVERTMHLNPCYHAQLYSSSRITLNVTRREMVVAGYSPSVRLFEAAACGAAIASDNWPGLETFFTPGREILLATGADDMVRYLKNYDDAELRRIGRAARNRVLAGHTSDVRAREFEQAVEIASSSAKHRDPLNAIN; translated from the coding sequence ATGAAAATCACTATTTTCGGTCTTTCGATCACTTCGTCCTGGGGCAACGGACACGCGACTACGTTTCGCGCCTTGTGCCAGGCGTTGCATCGTCGCGGGCACCGCATTGTGTTTTTTGAGCACAATGTGGAGTGGTACCAGAACAACCGCGACCTGCCCAATCCCCCATATTGTGAAGTAAAGATTTTTGAAAGTTGGGAAGAGATTCTTCCGTCCGTCAGGACTGAGCTGCGCGATTCCGACATCGCGATGGTCGGCTCTTATTTTCCGGACGGTATTGCCGCCTTGGAAGAGGTACTGGCGTCGAATGTCCCGATAAAGGCTTTTTATGATATCGATACGCCAATCACGGTTCGCAGCCTCCGGGAAAATGGCCGCGCTGACTATCTGCTTAAGTCGCATCTTTCTGAATTGGACATTTATTTCAGCTTTACCGGTGGCCCGCTGCTTCAGTTGATTCAGGAAGACTTAGGATCGCCGTTTGCTGTGCCGCTCTATTGTTCGGTCGATCCGGACAAACATTGCGCGCTCTCTGTAGATCCCAGATTTGCCTGCGACATGAGCTATATGGGAACTTATGCGCCAGACCGCCAGCCAAAGATCGACGAATTGCTGTGCGCTCCCGCCCGGAAATTGCCGGATCAGAAATTTATTGTCGCCGGCCCGCAATATCCGTCGCATATCGACTGGCCTGAGAACGTGGAGCGCACCATGCATTTGAACCCGTGCTATCACGCGCAGCTTTACAGCTCGTCGCGGATCACGCTGAATGTTACCCGGCGAGAGATGGTGGTGGCCGGGTACTCGCCTTCCGTGCGATTGTTTGAGGCTGCTGCCTGCGGCGCGGCCATTGCTTCTGACAATTGGCCAGGGCTGGAAACTTTCTTCACTCCGGGCCGGGAAATCCTTCTGGCCACCGGAGCGGATGATATGGTTCGCTACCTAAAGAATTATGATGACGCCGAACTTCGACGCATCGGCCGGGCCGCGCGCAACCGTGTCCTTGCCGGCCATACCAGTGATGTGCGAGCTCGGGAATTTGAGCAAGCTGTGGAAATCGCGAGCAGCTCAGCAAAACACCGCGACCCTTTGAACGCGATTAACTAA
- a CDS encoding glycosyltransferase family 4 protein, with protein sequence MAHGLQRQGVEVVVYTNGESTVDAPMRWLYPEGEWPLKHEVEASLKGLNHFAWAIQEATEHADLIHVNSAPGLSFSRFTDVPMVYTVHHALDESLAEFYQSYPDVSYVTISDFQREKLSMPDMRTIHHGIDPALYSVPDEKREYLSFLGRIAPPKGTHLAIEIAKKSGIPLKIAGEIQPIYKQYWETQVKPHVDGKFIEYVGEVGMEEKVELLGKSRAMLFPVQWDEPFGLVMIEAMACGAPVLAMPGGSVGEVVKEGVSGNVRKTADELGECARNLAMPATKVRSYMEEFFSVKRMTQDYINLYAEILRDGVAEAEQIVA encoded by the coding sequence TTGGCCCACGGACTCCAGCGCCAGGGAGTCGAAGTGGTTGTGTATACCAACGGCGAATCCACGGTCGATGCGCCCATGCGCTGGCTTTATCCTGAAGGTGAGTGGCCGTTGAAGCATGAAGTGGAAGCCTCACTGAAAGGCTTGAACCATTTTGCCTGGGCCATTCAAGAGGCGACGGAGCACGCCGATCTGATCCATGTGAACAGTGCTCCTGGCTTGAGTTTTTCCCGATTTACTGACGTTCCCATGGTTTACACCGTGCATCATGCGCTCGACGAGTCGCTGGCGGAGTTCTATCAGTCGTATCCGGACGTTTCTTACGTCACCATCAGTGACTTTCAGCGGGAAAAGCTCAGCATGCCGGACATGAGGACCATTCACCACGGAATTGATCCAGCGCTTTATTCCGTGCCCGACGAAAAAAGAGAGTACCTCAGTTTTTTAGGCAGAATTGCGCCGCCCAAAGGTACGCATCTGGCAATCGAAATCGCCAAGAAATCGGGTATTCCGCTCAAGATCGCCGGTGAAATCCAGCCCATTTATAAGCAGTATTGGGAAACCCAGGTCAAGCCGCACGTGGACGGCAAGTTCATTGAGTATGTGGGCGAAGTGGGAATGGAAGAGAAGGTCGAACTGCTGGGCAAATCCCGCGCCATGCTTTTTCCCGTGCAGTGGGACGAGCCTTTTGGTCTTGTTATGATTGAAGCCATGGCCTGTGGAGCTCCTGTTCTGGCCATGCCCGGCGGATCTGTTGGAGAAGTGGTGAAGGAAGGTGTGAGCGGCAACGTGCGCAAGACCGCCGATGAGTTGGGGGAGTGCGCGCGCAATCTGGCCATGCCGGCGACTAAGGTTCGCAGCTACATGGAAGAATTTTTTTCTGTAAAGCGGATGACCCAGGATTACATCAACCTGTATGCAGAAATTCTGCGTGATGGCGTGGCCGAGGCGGAGCAGATCGTGGCATGA
- a CDS encoding CDGSH iron-sulfur domain-containing protein yields MAINILIKKTGPYVVSGDLSQLEIADADGKKVDISGKQAIALCRCGASTNKPFCDGTHSKIGFLAAEAAVKNEG; encoded by the coding sequence ATGGCAATCAATATCCTGATCAAAAAGACCGGCCCATACGTGGTCAGCGGAGACCTGAGTCAGTTGGAAATTGCTGACGCTGATGGCAAGAAAGTAGATATAAGCGGGAAACAGGCGATCGCGCTGTGCCGGTGTGGCGCATCCACAAACAAACCGTTCTGTGATGGAACTCATTCCAAGATCGGCTTCCTGGCTGCTGAAGCCGCAGTGAAAAACGAGGGATAG
- a CDS encoding VWA domain-containing protein — protein MKYTRYSKYIADLADEMSMEDLLSALSDYMLESGFQSDSMYFQQLDEHSLDALRQAIQQALEMGDFLDDEMRERLEQMQADGTMDELIERLIERMQQEELISVDQPHDPSRQSTTPGQTGEAQTNARFEITDKSLDFLGFKTLRDLLGSLGRSSFGRHDTRDLATGIESSGASKPYEFGDTMNLDITETLSAAIQREGLHLPLNIEYSDLQVHQCEYQSSCATVVMLDCSHSMILYGEDRFTPAKKVAMALSHLIRTQYPGDSLSLVLFHDSAEEMPISQLARVKVGPYYTNTREGLRLAQRILQRQRKDMKQIVMITDGKPSALTLEDGRIYKNAFGLDPLVVSQTLEEVSRCKRSGIMINTFMLASDYGLVQFVQKVTAMCKGKAYFTTPQNLGQYLLMDYMSRKMKTIH, from the coding sequence ATGAAATACACACGCTACTCCAAATACATTGCCGACCTGGCCGATGAAATGAGCATGGAAGACCTGCTCAGCGCGCTGTCGGATTACATGCTTGAGTCGGGCTTCCAGAGCGATTCCATGTATTTCCAGCAGTTGGATGAGCACTCGCTCGACGCGCTGCGCCAGGCGATCCAGCAGGCGCTGGAGATGGGCGACTTTCTGGACGACGAGATGCGCGAACGCCTGGAACAGATGCAGGCCGACGGCACCATGGATGAACTGATCGAGCGGCTGATCGAGCGCATGCAGCAGGAAGAGCTGATATCGGTAGACCAGCCGCACGATCCCTCGCGCCAATCGACCACGCCGGGGCAGACCGGCGAAGCGCAGACCAATGCGCGTTTTGAGATCACCGACAAGAGCCTCGACTTTCTCGGCTTCAAGACCTTGCGAGATCTGCTCGGTTCGCTTGGTCGCTCCAGCTTCGGCCGGCATGACACGCGCGATCTCGCCACCGGCATCGAATCCAGCGGCGCGTCCAAGCCATATGAGTTCGGCGATACCATGAATCTCGATATCACCGAAACGCTCTCGGCGGCCATCCAGCGTGAAGGACTGCACCTGCCGCTGAACATTGAATACTCTGATCTTCAGGTCCACCAGTGCGAATATCAGTCTTCCTGCGCCACAGTGGTAATGCTCGACTGCTCGCACAGCATGATTCTCTACGGTGAAGACCGCTTCACTCCGGCGAAGAAAGTCGCCATGGCACTGTCACATCTGATCCGCACGCAATATCCGGGCGACTCGCTCTCGCTTGTGCTGTTTCATGACTCGGCGGAAGAAATGCCGATCTCGCAACTTGCTCGCGTAAAAGTTGGCCCGTATTACACCAACACGCGTGAAGGTCTTCGGCTGGCCCAGCGCATCCTGCAACGCCAGCGCAAAGACATGAAGCAGATCGTTATGATTACTGACGGCAAGCCCTCGGCTCTCACGCTGGAAGACGGCAGGATTTACAAAAATGCTTTCGGGCTTGATCCGCTGGTGGTCAGCCAAACGCTGGAAGAAGTTTCACGCTGCAAGCGCTCCGGCATCATGATCAATACGTTTATGCTGGCTTCCGACTACGGCCTGGTCCAGTTCGTGCAGAAAGTCACAGCCATGTGCAAAGGCAAAGCCTACTTCACCACGCCGCAAAATCTGGGGCAGTACCTGCTGATGGATTACATGTCACGGAAGATGAAGACAATCCACTAG
- a CDS encoding magnesium chelatase — protein MNLPPTLGELRKSSFSEQRLRTRKVKDELRENLIARLRSGETIFPGIIGYEDTVVPQLVNAVLSRHNFILLGLRGQAKSRILRALTTLLDPQLPYVAGCEIRDNPYEPICKRCRELIAREGDKTPIAYLTPDDRYVEKLATPDVTIADLIGDVDPIKAARGGHDLSSEMTVHYGLLPRANRGLFAINELPDLAGKIQVGMFNIMQEGDVQIKGYPLRLPLDVALVFTANPEDYTARGKIVTPLKDRIGSEIRTHYPGTLEEGISITEQEAWLHRDGLELHVPKYVREVVERVAFLAREDKKIDKRSGVSQRLPISVLENVISNAERRAVRSGEKTIVPRIGDVYAALPSITGKLELEYEGEMRGADTVARELIRTAVAKTYDTYFKDLNMQQVVQWFELGGEIKLSDTASAHEVLEGLKNIQGLTDKLAPVGIKSKDRPEVLVSAAEFVLEGLHAHRRIGRSEERVFAAEKQPKRHERPFERGDDEPPPMRNRRPYN, from the coding sequence ATGAATCTTCCCCCTACTCTGGGCGAGCTCAGGAAAAGTTCTTTCTCTGAGCAGCGGTTGCGCACGCGCAAGGTAAAAGATGAACTCCGCGAAAATCTGATTGCACGCCTGCGCAGCGGCGAAACTATTTTTCCCGGCATCATTGGCTATGAAGACACGGTCGTTCCCCAATTGGTGAACGCCGTTCTTTCCCGGCACAACTTTATTCTGCTCGGCCTGCGCGGACAGGCCAAGAGCCGCATCCTGCGCGCTTTGACCACATTGCTTGATCCCCAGCTGCCCTACGTTGCCGGCTGTGAGATCCGCGACAATCCTTACGAACCCATCTGCAAGCGCTGCCGCGAGCTGATTGCCCGCGAAGGCGACAAGACTCCCATCGCGTACCTGACGCCCGATGATCGCTACGTTGAAAAGCTGGCCACGCCGGATGTGACCATCGCTGACCTGATTGGCGATGTTGATCCCATCAAAGCCGCGCGCGGCGGGCACGATCTCTCCAGCGAGATGACCGTGCATTACGGCCTGCTGCCGCGAGCCAATCGCGGACTGTTTGCCATCAATGAACTGCCCGACCTGGCGGGAAAAATTCAGGTCGGCATGTTCAACATCATGCAAGAGGGCGATGTGCAGATTAAAGGCTATCCTTTGCGACTGCCTCTCGACGTGGCGCTGGTCTTCACCGCGAACCCTGAGGACTATACGGCGCGCGGCAAGATCGTTACGCCGCTCAAAGATCGCATCGGCTCGGAGATTCGCACGCATTATCCCGGAACGCTGGAAGAAGGCATCAGCATCACCGAGCAGGAAGCATGGCTGCATCGCGACGGGCTTGAGCTGCACGTGCCAAAGTATGTGCGTGAAGTGGTGGAGCGTGTAGCGTTCCTGGCGCGTGAAGACAAGAAAATCGACAAGCGCTCCGGAGTAAGCCAGCGTTTGCCTATCAGCGTTCTTGAAAACGTAATCTCCAACGCTGAACGGCGCGCCGTGCGCAGCGGGGAAAAGACAATCGTGCCGCGCATTGGCGACGTCTACGCCGCGCTGCCTTCGATTACCGGCAAGCTCGAACTGGAATATGAAGGCGAGATGCGCGGGGCTGACACTGTGGCGCGTGAGCTGATTCGCACCGCTGTCGCCAAGACCTACGACACATATTTCAAAGACTTGAACATGCAGCAGGTGGTGCAGTGGTTTGAGCTCGGCGGCGAGATCAAACTTTCTGACACGGCCAGCGCACATGAAGTTCTGGAAGGCTTGAAGAACATTCAGGGCCTCACGGACAAGCTCGCGCCTGTCGGCATCAAGTCAAAAGACAGGCCTGAGGTACTGGTGTCCGCGGCGGAGTTTGTGCTGGAAGGATTGCACGCGCACCGCAGAATTGGACGATCAGAGGAGCGCGTCTTTGCCGCAGAAAAACAGCCGAAGAGACACGAGCGACCGTTTGAGCGCGGCGATGACGAGCCACCGCCGATGAGGAACAGAAGACCTTATAACTGA
- a CDS encoding LON peptidase substrate-binding domain-containing protein, with translation MNFVPLLPLFPLEIVIFPGAPLPLHIFEPRYKEMIGECLSEKRPFGMVRAKENALSAIGCSARIINVIKKYEDGRMDISAEGAQRFEIIQVNQERTFLQAEVAFFDDEPSIVSKTAADTVIQLHEQLFAVMGQTIEVERDAAYLSFRLAQDLPVDLDFKQTLLEMKSESERIEILTEYYQATIPKIENSLRVRQRASGNGHVH, from the coding sequence ATGAACTTCGTGCCTCTGCTTCCGCTGTTTCCGCTTGAGATCGTTATCTTTCCCGGCGCGCCGCTGCCGCTGCATATCTTTGAGCCTCGCTACAAAGAGATGATCGGCGAATGCCTGTCAGAGAAACGTCCGTTTGGCATGGTGCGGGCGAAGGAAAACGCGCTTTCAGCCATCGGCTGCTCCGCCAGGATTATCAACGTAATCAAGAAATATGAAGACGGCCGCATGGACATCTCCGCTGAAGGCGCACAGCGCTTTGAGATCATCCAAGTAAACCAGGAGCGCACTTTCCTTCAGGCTGAAGTCGCTTTTTTTGACGATGAGCCTTCAATCGTAAGCAAGACCGCCGCGGACACTGTTATCCAGTTGCACGAGCAGCTTTTTGCCGTGATGGGCCAGACAATTGAGGTTGAGCGGGATGCAGCCTATCTCTCTTTCCGTCTGGCGCAGGATTTGCCGGTGGACCTGGACTTTAAGCAGACCCTGCTGGAAATGAAATCCGAATCCGAACGGATAGAGATACTCACGGAGTACTACCAGGCAACAATTCCCAAAATAGAAAACAGCCTGCGCGTGCGCCAGCGGGCCAGCGGCAATGGGCATGTGCATTAG